The proteins below come from a single Hippocampus zosterae strain Florida chromosome 5, ASM2543408v3, whole genome shotgun sequence genomic window:
- the mal2 gene encoding protein MAL2 isoform X2 — MTPEEFPPRLLFVVPLGSLGGERAREAAEKEADGEMSEPATNPAVTSFPGATISLPLGLEVLRTYSGALICLEILFGGLVWILVASSNVPVPLLQGWVMFVSVTAFFLSSAYLFLLITGLADRINIDWNFLDVFYHFLALLFYFAAFVLEAATTAANGGAIITPLPNSTGTVMCIHYPRGNVFTVMTDNQFNINVVATVFAFVVTLFYSCSLVMAFKRWRI; from the exons ATGACTCCGGAGGAATTTCCCCCGCGCCTCCTGTTCGTTGTGCCACTGGGTTCTCTGGGGGGTGAGAGAGCCAGAGAGGCGGCCGAGAAAGAGGCGGACGGAGAGATGTCGGAGCCGGCCACCAATCCCGCTGTCACCTCTTTCCCAGGAGCCACAATTTCGCTGCCTTTGGGACTGGAAGTGTTGAGGACTTACTCTGGGGCGCTGATCTGCTTAGAAATT TTATTTGGTGGTTTAGTATGGATCCTGGTGGCTTCCTCCAATGTGCCAGTCCCTCTGCTGCAAGGGTGGGTGATGTTTGTATCCGTCACTGCCTTCTTCCTCTCCTCCGCctacctcttcctcctcatcactGGCCTGGCTGACCGCATCAACATCGACTGGAATTTTTTG GAtgttttttaccattttttagctttgcttttttattttgctgccTTTGTGCTGGAGGCAGCGACAACGGCAGCCAATGGAGGAGCCATCATCACACCCCTGCCAAACAGCACAGGAACTGTTATGTGTATCCACTACCCTCGCGGAAATGTATTCACTGTGATGACTGACAACCAGTTTAATATTAACGTAGTGGCCACG GTATTTGCATTTGTGGTAACCCTATTCTACAGCTGCAGTTTGGTGATGGCGTTCAAGAGGTGGAGGATCTAA
- the mal2 gene encoding protein MAL2 isoform X1 codes for MTPEEFPPRLLFVVPLGSLGGERAREAAEKEADGEMSEPATNPAVTSFPGATISLPLGLEVLRTYSGALICLEILFGGLVWILVASSNVPVPLLQGWVMFVSVTAFFLSSAYLFLLITGLADRINIDWNFLDVFYHFLALLFYFAAFVLEAATTAANGGAIITPLPNSTGTVMCIHYPRGNVFTVMTDNQFNINVVATVSKIWLESLSNWVSVSIHPGMIRAASPQEGCGYPTCLGALGGVHHELIVNWTLKNNHITHSHTYGQFRVSNQPYHACC; via the exons ATGACTCCGGAGGAATTTCCCCCGCGCCTCCTGTTCGTTGTGCCACTGGGTTCTCTGGGGGGTGAGAGAGCCAGAGAGGCGGCCGAGAAAGAGGCGGACGGAGAGATGTCGGAGCCGGCCACCAATCCCGCTGTCACCTCTTTCCCAGGAGCCACAATTTCGCTGCCTTTGGGACTGGAAGTGTTGAGGACTTACTCTGGGGCGCTGATCTGCTTAGAAATT TTATTTGGTGGTTTAGTATGGATCCTGGTGGCTTCCTCCAATGTGCCAGTCCCTCTGCTGCAAGGGTGGGTGATGTTTGTATCCGTCACTGCCTTCTTCCTCTCCTCCGCctacctcttcctcctcatcactGGCCTGGCTGACCGCATCAACATCGACTGGAATTTTTTG GAtgttttttaccattttttagctttgcttttttattttgctgccTTTGTGCTGGAGGCAGCGACAACGGCAGCCAATGGAGGAGCCATCATCACACCCCTGCCAAACAGCACAGGAACTGTTATGTGTATCCACTACCCTCGCGGAAATGTATTCACTGTGATGACTGACAACCAGTTTAATATTAACGTAGTGGCCACGGTGAGTAAAATATGGTTGGAAAGCCTTTCTAATTGGGTGtcagtgtccatccatccaggcATGatccgagccgcttctcctcaagAGGGTTGCGGGTATCCCACCTGTCTTGGTGcattaggcggggtacaccatgAGCTAATTGTCAACTGGACATTAAAGAACAACCAtatcactcacagtcacacctacggacaatttagagtttccaatcagccctaccatgcatgttgctga
- the LOC127600880 gene encoding CD209 antigen-like → MSVTFNSKSGMITADGWELMDSKSEHGRGFRKSVRCIGGVALCLLYLLLLAIIIAMVGQYIRRSPLKDTQQPSNGLTTCPNLTSQCFQLQGKYSTLLETNNQLETKLCSLTKEKDTVKAERDRLQNERDILRNQRDVLENERNSLHSERDALKIEQGTYKTDLDTLRNEQEILKNERDTLEIEHGVLKKEEEKLKSERDLLKDEKETLQHERDTLQIQHDVLKSEVDTLRSDKSTLQKEQEALKRERDALKNEKDTLQTERDGLRTERDNLTVERDQLSLVSSNLTKELEVLQSRFSKVAASRDGLKEEAQELNRNRSVKLCPTKWVKFKEKCYYISEKGETKSWRSSRRDCQDRGGDLVIVTSKEEENFISVYYDRVWIGLSDLEHEGKWKWVNGNKLDFEGFWQKGEPNDDISAEDCVEHSHSGGGWNDMPCSEKLSWICED, encoded by the exons ATGTCAGTGACATTTAACAGCAAATCGGGGATGATTACAGCAGATGGTTGGGAATTAATGGACTCGAAATCAGAACATGGCCGGGGATTTCGAAAATCAG TTAGGTGCATTGGAGGTGTTGCACTCTGTTTGCTCTATCTTCTCCTGCTGGCTATTATCATAGCCATGGTGGGCCAAT ACATTAGACGAAGCCCTCTGAAAGACACTCAACAACCGTCCAATGGTCTCACCACCTGTCCCAATCTGACTTCACAATGTTTTCAGTTGCAAGGCAAATACAGCACCTTGTTAGAAACCAATAATCAGTTAGAGACCAAGCTCTGTTCTCTGACTAAAGAGAAGGACACTGTCAAAGCGGAGCGAGACCGCCTTCAAAATGAGCGAGATATCCTTCGGAACCAGCGAGATGTTCTCGAAAATGAGCGGAACTCCCTCCACAGTGAACGCGATGCCCTAAAAATTGAACAAGGAACCTACAAGACTGACCTAGACACACTCCGAAATGAGCAGGAGATCCTTAAAAACGAGCGAGACACCCTCGAAATTGAGCATGGAGTCCtaaaaaaggaggaagaaaagcTAAAAAGTGAGCGGGATTTGCTAAAGGATGAGAAAGAGACCCTACAACATGAGCGAGACACGCTTCAAATTCAGCATGACGTTCTCAAAAGTGAGGTTGACACTCTCAGGTCTGATAAAAGCACCCTCCAAAAGGAGCAAGAAGCTCTTAAACGTGAGCGAGATGCCCTCAAAAATGAGAAAGATACCCTCCAAACTGAGCGAGACGGCCTCAGGACAGAGCGGGACAACCTCACGGTTGAACGAGACCAACTGAGTTTAGTGTCCAGCAACCTGACCAAAGAGCTGGAGGTGCTGCAGAGCCGATTCAGCAAAGTGGCTGCAAGTCGAGATGGCTTAAAGGAGGAGGCTCAAGAATTAAATAGGAACAGATCAG TCAAACTTTGCCCAACAAAGTGGGTTAAATTCAAGGAGAAATGCTACTACATCTCTGAGAAAGGTGAAACTAAGTCATGGAGATCGAGTAGAAGAGACTGCCAAGACCGAGGAGGTGACCTGGTCATTGTCACTTCTAAAGAGGAGGAAAATTTTATCTCTGTATATTATGATCGAGTGTGGATCGGTCTCTCTGACTTGGAGCATGAGGGCAAGTGGAAGTGGGTGAATGGGAACAAACTGGACTTTGAAGGATTTTGGCAAAAAGGGGAACCGAATGATGATATCAGTGCAGAGGACTGTGTGGAGCATTCCCATTCAGGAGGGGGATGGAATGACATGCCCTGTTCTGAGAAACTTTCTTGGATTTGTGAGGATTaa